The Candidatus Binataceae bacterium genome includes a region encoding these proteins:
- a CDS encoding 3-deoxy-7-phosphoheptulonate synthase, whose protein sequence is MNQIQDIHVRATEALVPPRQLKDAMPVDEGIVRTVVQARETMRAILAGRDLRFLCIVGPCSIHDPEAALEYAGRLVKLREQLGPSLYIMMRVYFEKPRTTVGWKGLINDPHMDNSCDMREGLRIARRLLLEINRMGLPAATELLDPITPQYIADLIAWTAIGARTTESQTHREMASGLSMPVGFKNTTDGNLQAAINAVQSARRPHSFLGITQEGLSAVIRTSGNPDTHVVLRGGHNPNYDAKSIGECEQLLTAAGLEARVLVDCSHAQTSKDYTKQPGVLAALVEQVRGGSRAILGAMVESNLYPGNQALSSDRSKLKYGVSITDPCIDWPTTERCLLDCAAALASR, encoded by the coding sequence ATGAACCAAATACAGGACATTCACGTCCGCGCCACGGAAGCCCTCGTTCCGCCGCGCCAGTTGAAAGATGCGATGCCGGTTGATGAAGGCATCGTGCGCACCGTGGTCCAAGCGCGCGAAACCATGCGCGCAATCCTGGCCGGACGCGACTTGCGCTTTTTGTGCATCGTCGGGCCATGCTCGATTCACGACCCAGAGGCCGCGCTCGAATATGCCGGCCGTCTCGTCAAGCTGCGCGAGCAACTCGGCCCGAGCCTCTACATCATGATGCGCGTTTATTTCGAGAAGCCGCGCACGACCGTCGGATGGAAAGGGCTTATCAACGATCCGCACATGGACAATAGCTGCGACATGCGCGAGGGCCTCCGTATCGCGCGCCGGCTCCTGCTCGAGATCAACCGGATGGGGCTGCCGGCGGCGACCGAGCTGCTCGATCCGATTACGCCGCAGTACATCGCGGATTTAATCGCCTGGACCGCGATCGGCGCACGCACGACGGAATCGCAAACCCATCGCGAAATGGCGAGCGGACTTTCGATGCCGGTCGGGTTCAAGAACACCACCGACGGCAACCTGCAAGCCGCGATCAACGCCGTGCAATCTGCGCGGCGCCCGCATTCTTTCCTGGGCATCACGCAGGAGGGCCTCTCGGCCGTCATCCGCACCAGCGGAAACCCTGATACACACGTCGTGCTACGCGGCGGTCACAATCCGAACTACGACGCCAAGAGCATCGGCGAATGCGAGCAGTTGCTAACCGCAGCGGGCCTCGAAGCGCGCGTGCTCGTGGATTGCTCGCATGCGCAGACCAGCAAGGACTACACCAAGCAGCCTGGGGTGCTCGCGGCGCTGGTCGAGCAGGTACGCGGCGGCAGTCGCGCGATCCTCGGCGCAATGGTCGAAAGCAACCTGTATCCCGGTAATCAGGCGCTGTCGTCGGATCGCTCGAAGCTGAAATACGGCGTCTCGATCACCGATCCCTGTATCGATTGGCCGACGACCGAGCGCTGCCTGCTCGATTGCGCCGCCGCCCTGGCCAGCCGCTAA
- a CDS encoding nitronate monooxygenase family protein: MKTPICSMLGIDFPLVAFSHCRDVIAAVSKAGGFGVLGATAFTPEQLELELKWIDEHIDGKPYGVDVLIPENLSVKNEKGITYGALQKRVPQGHRDFVSGLLREHGIEPSQAIEGERQRSPEAPISMQAENALKLIEISFRHPIKLVANALGVPPEQMIEMGHKHGVPVAALVGAPEHAVRQAKAGVDIIVAQGGEAGGHCGEVATIVLIPEVMRAIKPIRNIPVLAAGGIMTGRQMAACMAMGASGVWTGSVWLATTESETSEVFREKMIEARSRDTVRSKCRTGKPSRQLRSAWTDAWEGSKSPGALPMPMQSLISEPALATAQRFAERGDPKARELVTYFVGQGVGLVDSVKSCRTVVQEFMEDFAEAVGDLNAAVEA; encoded by the coding sequence ATGAAAACACCGATTTGTTCGATGCTTGGGATCGATTTTCCACTGGTTGCCTTCAGCCATTGCCGCGATGTGATAGCCGCGGTCAGTAAGGCCGGGGGATTCGGGGTGCTCGGCGCGACGGCGTTCACGCCCGAGCAGCTTGAGCTCGAGCTCAAGTGGATCGACGAGCATATCGACGGCAAGCCCTATGGCGTTGATGTCCTGATTCCGGAAAATCTCTCGGTCAAGAACGAGAAGGGAATCACCTACGGCGCGTTGCAGAAGCGCGTGCCGCAGGGGCATCGCGATTTCGTCAGCGGCCTCCTGCGCGAGCATGGAATCGAGCCGTCGCAGGCGATCGAGGGCGAGCGCCAGCGCTCGCCAGAAGCGCCAATCTCGATGCAGGCGGAGAACGCGCTCAAGCTGATCGAGATTTCATTTCGTCATCCGATAAAACTTGTTGCGAACGCGCTCGGCGTGCCGCCCGAGCAAATGATCGAGATGGGCCATAAGCATGGCGTTCCCGTCGCCGCGCTGGTCGGTGCGCCTGAGCATGCGGTACGCCAGGCGAAGGCTGGCGTCGACATTATCGTAGCCCAGGGCGGTGAAGCAGGAGGCCATTGCGGCGAGGTCGCGACGATCGTGCTGATCCCGGAAGTGATGCGCGCTATCAAACCGATCCGCAATATCCCGGTGCTCGCGGCCGGCGGAATCATGACGGGGCGGCAGATGGCGGCGTGCATGGCGATGGGCGCGTCGGGCGTCTGGACCGGCTCGGTATGGCTCGCGACGACCGAATCGGAAACCTCCGAAGTATTCCGCGAGAAGATGATCGAGGCGCGCTCGCGCGACACCGTGCGCTCGAAGTGCCGCACCGGCAAGCCCTCGCGCCAGCTCCGCTCGGCGTGGACCGACGCCTGGGAAGGATCGAAGAGCCCGGGCGCGCTGCCGATGCCGATGCAGAGCCTCATCAGCGAACCTGCGCTCGCGACTGCGCAACGCTTCGCCGAGCGTGGCGATCCCAAGGCGCGCGAGCTCGTGACGTACTTCGTTGGCCAGGGCGTGGGACTCGTCGACAGCGTGAAATCGTGCCGCACGGTGGTGCAGGAATTCATGGAGGACTTCGCCGAGGCGGTCGGCGATCTGAATGCCGCGGTTGAGGCGTGA
- a CDS encoding anti-sigma factor, whose translation MAESVSKAGSITRTIDAVERVPVLQRVGLWRAIAGMAVAIALASTMVSIEFAVALSHRTHLLNRRIDRLSADVRQLRHVQSSTWNKLGVARVEASEGELFGKILFAPDLKLTKLAGTIDSAGATGVLAVSPAASAAMLGVSGMKALDAGMVYRIWFFPRRGIARWVDDFLVSDNGKATIAVDFPQAKSAQGTIVVTMESQDYAEEPSGPVQLKSVPQVEPRGRKR comes from the coding sequence ATGGCAGAAAGCGTGTCCAAAGCTGGTTCGATTACTCGAACCATCGACGCCGTCGAGCGAGTGCCGGTGCTGCAGCGCGTCGGCTTGTGGCGGGCGATCGCGGGGATGGCGGTCGCAATCGCGCTTGCCTCGACGATGGTGTCGATCGAATTTGCCGTCGCTCTTTCGCACCGCACCCATCTTCTGAATCGACGCATCGATCGGCTCTCGGCTGATGTTCGGCAGTTGCGCCACGTGCAATCGAGCACCTGGAACAAGCTCGGAGTGGCGCGCGTGGAGGCCTCGGAGGGCGAGCTCTTCGGCAAGATTCTTTTCGCGCCTGATCTCAAGCTCACGAAACTCGCGGGCACCATTGATAGCGCGGGCGCGACGGGAGTCCTGGCGGTGAGTCCCGCAGCGTCGGCGGCGATGCTCGGTGTGAGCGGCATGAAGGCCCTCGACGCGGGGATGGTCTATCGCATCTGGTTTTTCCCGCGCCGCGGCATCGCGCGCTGGGTCGATGATTTCCTGGTGAGCGACAACGGCAAAGCGACGATCGCCGTGGACTTTCCGCAAGCGAAATCCGCGCAGGGCACTATCGTCGTGACGATGGAGAGCCAGGACTACGCCGAAGAGCCCTCGGGCCCGGTTCAATTGAAAAGCGTCCCGCAAGTCGAGCCTCGCGGCCGCAAGAGATAA